AAGCTGACCAAGGCCGCACGCGGCCGGGAGTGCCAAGTGCGCATTCCCGGGGTGTGCAACGGCAATCCAGAAACTACCGTGCTTGCGCATTACCGTATGGCGGGCACCTGCGGTGTGGGTTTGAAACCACACGACATGCAGGGCGCTTGGGCCTGCAGCGCCTGCCATGACGCCTGTGATGGCCGTAGTCGCGATGTCGACCGCGACACAGCGCGGCAGTACCACGCCGAGGGCGTGATGCGTACCCAGGCCTCTTTGATCAATGAGGGGGTGTTGATCGCATGAGTGCGACCCGGGAAGTGAAGTTCAGCGAGGCCGAAGTTCGCCGGCAGGCTGCCGACAAGGCCGTACGCGACCTGCGCGACCCTCGTCACCCTGGCCTGTACCTGCGGTTCTGGATCACCCGCGAGCGCGGCACGTGGCACCTGGTGCGCGGCAGGAAGTGGGTGCCGGTCGCACGTTGGCCCGACTTGGGCGTTGCAGCGGTGATTGCCGAACTGCCCGCGCTGCGTCGGCGTCTGTTGCGAGATCCGGCCACCGCGCCCGTGGCGTCCGGCATAGGTACCGTGGGCCAGCTGCTGGACTGGTACGGCGACCGGATGGCCCGTGATCGCTCATTGTCGGCGAAGCGCAAAGCAGGCGCACGGTCTGCCATCGCTCAGCACTTGAAGCCGCGACTGGCGGATCTGGCCGTGACGGACGTGAGTGCCGACTCTCTCGACAAGCAACTGATGTGGCCGGCTCAGGCCGATGTGTCGCTCTCCTATCTGCGACAGATGTTCGCCCTGTTGCTGACCGCCTTCCGCCAGGCCTTGAAGCTGGGCCTGATCGACGGGAACCCCATGGCCGGGATGCGCTTCAACGACTTTACCAAGGCCAAGATCCTGCCGAAGGCGGCGCGCCTGCGTGACGTGCAACTGCCCGAGCTGATGCAGCAACTGGCTCACGCCTTCGACGCGACCCCCAGTGACGCGATGCTGGCCCTGATGATGCTGGCCCACGGCACCCGAATTGGCGAGACCCGTATGGCGCGATGGGCTGATGTCTCGTTGGCGGCGGCCGAGTGGTTCATCCCAGCGGCGAACACCAAGACTCGCACCGAGCACCGCTTGCCTCTGACCGCCCAGCTGCAAGCAATGCTGACCCGGTACCGGGCGATTCAGCAGGCTCAGGGTTACCAGGGCGCCTACCTGTTCCCGAGTCGACGCGGGCTGCCGCTCAGCGAGACGCAGGCCAGTGCCGTCTTCACCCGGTTGGGGCAGGGCGCCTGGACCAGTCACGACCTACGCAAGGTGTCCCGCAGCACCTGGACCGACCTCGGCATCGACGGCCACATCGGCGAGATGCTGCTGAATCACTCGCTGGGCAAGATCGCCAGCACCTACATCCACACCCAGGCCATGCAGCAGCGCCGGGCAGCCCTGGAGAAGTGGCACACCTGGTTAGACGGCATTGGTTTCGGTGCCATTCACGGCCTTACAGAGGCCTTATCCGAGATTTTTCATAACGGCGCGCAGCCCGCTAATGGCGGGGCTTCGAGCGACCTTACCGAATTTGTTA
The window above is part of the Pseudomonas muyukensis genome. Proteins encoded here:
- a CDS encoding tyrosine-type recombinase/integrase; protein product: MSATREVKFSEAEVRRQAADKAVRDLRDPRHPGLYLRFWITRERGTWHLVRGRKWVPVARWPDLGVAAVIAELPALRRRLLRDPATAPVASGIGTVGQLLDWYGDRMARDRSLSAKRKAGARSAIAQHLKPRLADLAVTDVSADSLDKQLMWPAQADVSLSYLRQMFALLLTAFRQALKLGLIDGNPMAGMRFNDFTKAKILPKAARLRDVQLPELMQQLAHAFDATPSDAMLALMMLAHGTRIGETRMARWADVSLAAAEWFIPAANTKTRTEHRLPLTAQLQAMLTRYRAIQQAQGYQGAYLFPSRRGLPLSETQASAVFTRLGQGAWTSHDLRKVSRSTWTDLGIDGHIGEMLLNHSLGKIASTYIHTQAMQQRRAALEKWHTWLDGIGFGAIHGLTEALSEIFHNGAQPANGGASSDLTEFVTSEDSK
- a CDS encoding DUF1364 domain-containing protein yields the protein MRQSKLTKAARGRECQVRIPGVCNGNPETTVLAHYRMAGTCGVGLKPHDMQGAWACSACHDACDGRSRDVDRDTARQYHAEGVMRTQASLINEGVLIA